Proteins co-encoded in one Leptospira inadai serovar Lyme str. 10 genomic window:
- a CDS encoding periplasmic-type flagellar collar protein FlbB, with protein sequence MASLTDKARAVYLVLLILFLLLIGFFAFDYFQIIDASEFFPFLKKEPGLVNADAESPSELEKLEFRKEMERLAKDRDEILQKEEEIKKERERLDAELEKIGELKRGLTTKEKELKSAEAEKNSREKLVKVLADKVANMPPDNAVQMLTNWPDKDIIDVFIQMDKDAEQDGRQTITTYLLTLFPAERRATITNKWLSRSDTIRAPESSPESEEL encoded by the coding sequence ATGGCAAGCCTCACCGATAAAGCACGAGCTGTTTATCTCGTTTTACTAATACTTTTTCTCTTACTCATAGGTTTTTTTGCGTTCGATTATTTCCAGATTATCGATGCGTCCGAATTCTTTCCGTTTCTAAAGAAAGAACCGGGCTTGGTCAATGCCGATGCGGAATCCCCGTCGGAATTGGAAAAACTCGAATTCCGAAAGGAGATGGAGAGGCTTGCAAAAGATAGGGATGAGATCCTGCAAAAAGAGGAAGAAATAAAGAAAGAGCGGGAACGTCTGGATGCGGAACTGGAAAAAATCGGAGAGTTAAAACGAGGACTCACGACGAAGGAAAAAGAATTAAAGTCCGCCGAAGCCGAAAAAAATAGCAGGGAAAAACTGGTCAAAGTCCTTGCCGACAAGGTTGCGAATATGCCTCCGGACAACGCGGTTCAAATGCTTACCAACTGGCCGGATAAGGATATCATCGACGTATTCATTCAAATGGATAAGGATGCCGAACAAGACGGACGCCAAACGATTACGACTTATTTACTGACTCTGTTTCCGGCGGAACGAAGAGCTACGATTACGAATAAGTGGTTATCCCGCTCCGATACGATTCGAGCGCCGGAATCTTCACCTGAATCCGAGGAATTGTAA
- a CDS encoding TOBE domain-containing protein: MNSNRKPVRIFFIFLILLLCTVSLAAKGKKAKYVSGEDLVRNPSKAVGETVRLSGNVSHVLYKGNSVRFVLQFSGKPVVLDSDDSGLISRVNVGAYVEVCGFYLKNKKFELDGKRTDMPSIVVEQPYCSN; encoded by the coding sequence ATGAACTCTAACAGAAAACCCGTGCGGATATTTTTTATATTCCTGATTCTGCTTTTGTGCACCGTTTCCCTGGCTGCGAAAGGAAAAAAGGCAAAATACGTGAGCGGAGAGGACTTAGTCAGAAATCCTTCCAAGGCGGTAGGCGAAACGGTCCGATTGTCTGGCAATGTTTCCCACGTTCTATACAAAGGAAATTCCGTACGATTCGTACTTCAATTTTCCGGCAAACCGGTCGTGTTAGATTCCGATGATTCGGGATTAATTAGCCGGGTCAACGTAGGCGCTTACGTGGAAGTATGCGGATTTTATCTAAAAAATAAAAAGTTCGAATTGGACGGTAAGCGTACAGATATGCCTTCCATAGTCGTCGAACAACCTTATTGCTCCAACTGA
- a CDS encoding DUF3089 domain-containing protein codes for MSNRLVPPDYSDPKDWASHPDKIDPADDVPRNSGFADRQSEAKADVFFIHPTTLIIGGKYWNADLADEGLNSKTDKGPIRSQASAFNDCCKIYAPRYRQATFYVFVEETPQGTEAIDFAYADVKKAFLHYIKNLNKGRPWILASHSQGTRHATRLLKEVISSSDYRNNLIAAYAIGFPFRAEEVGLPACESAESTGCVINWNSYKWGKTPNRLVDRFRASLCVNPLTWTNDEKYATKERNLGSLPISFDRILPAIADAKCNEGILWVHEPDSRGFPAIGRDDTYHLVDYHLFYSNIRQNAKFRVEKFLSLTSGAK; via the coding sequence ATGAGTAATCGATTAGTTCCTCCGGATTACTCCGATCCGAAAGATTGGGCTTCTCATCCGGATAAAATCGACCCTGCGGATGATGTGCCCAGGAATTCGGGGTTTGCGGATCGACAATCCGAAGCGAAAGCGGACGTATTTTTCATACATCCGACCACGCTCATTATAGGCGGCAAATACTGGAATGCGGATCTTGCGGATGAAGGTTTAAATAGTAAGACCGACAAGGGACCCATTCGATCCCAGGCGAGTGCGTTTAACGATTGCTGTAAAATCTATGCGCCTCGTTATAGACAGGCGACGTTTTATGTTTTTGTGGAAGAGACTCCGCAAGGAACGGAGGCTATCGATTTTGCCTACGCCGACGTCAAAAAAGCGTTCCTCCATTATATAAAAAATCTGAATAAAGGTCGTCCGTGGATCCTTGCCTCTCATAGCCAGGGGACGAGACACGCTACCCGACTTCTGAAGGAAGTCATATCATCTTCCGATTATAGGAATAATTTGATTGCAGCCTATGCGATCGGATTTCCGTTTCGTGCCGAAGAAGTAGGACTTCCTGCCTGCGAATCGGCGGAATCTACGGGATGCGTAATCAATTGGAATTCGTATAAATGGGGGAAAACGCCGAATCGACTCGTGGATCGCTTTCGCGCTTCCTTATGCGTAAATCCTCTTACATGGACGAACGATGAAAAATACGCGACTAAGGAACGAAACTTAGGCAGTCTTCCGATAAGCTTCGATCGAATTTTACCGGCGATTGCGGATGCAAAATGCAACGAAGGTATTCTTTGGGTTCATGAACCGGATAGTAGAGGATTTCCGGCAATCGGCAGGGACGATACCTATCATCTGGTCGACTATCATTTATTTTATTCGAATATTCGACAAAATGCAAAGTTCCGAGTGGAGAAGTTTCTCTCTTTAACTTCCGGAGCCAAGTAA
- the gmk gene encoding guanylate kinase, with amino-acid sequence MSAKLFVLSSVAGGGKSTLIDRIREKHPEIAFSISCTTRPPRPGDREGVTYFFLTNESFERGIQEGEFLEWARVHDFYYGTPRKYIEECLSEDRSVIMDLDVQGAALVKEKLKDIAVTIFILPPSEDEWEKRLRGRGTDSEESIAKRIRNGKLELARKNEFQYIIVNDDLEKTVAKLEHILFSGSKP; translated from the coding sequence TTGTCGGCGAAGTTATTTGTTCTTTCCTCCGTAGCGGGCGGAGGTAAATCCACTCTGATCGATCGAATTCGCGAAAAGCATCCTGAGATCGCTTTTTCCATTTCATGTACGACTCGGCCTCCGCGTCCCGGAGATCGGGAAGGCGTCACTTACTTCTTTTTGACCAACGAGTCGTTCGAACGGGGAATTCAAGAGGGTGAATTTCTAGAATGGGCCCGAGTCCATGATTTTTATTACGGAACGCCTCGAAAGTATATCGAAGAATGTTTGTCGGAAGATCGCTCCGTTATCATGGATCTTGATGTGCAGGGAGCGGCGCTCGTTAAGGAAAAGTTGAAAGACATCGCCGTTACTATTTTTATTCTTCCTCCGAGCGAAGACGAATGGGAAAAAAGACTTAGAGGACGCGGAACAGATTCGGAAGAGAGTATCGCTAAGCGAATTCGAAACGGCAAATTGGAATTGGCGAGAAAAAACGAATTTCAATACATTATCGTTAATGACGATTTGGAAAAGACCGTCGCGAAGTTGGAACATATCCTTTTTTCCGGATCGAAGCCTTGA
- a CDS encoding DUF370 domain-containing protein, whose protein sequence is MSQFSVLNVGFGNIVMVSKIVGIIHSDSASAKRIRNEAKSNNSLIDATQGKKTRSIIITDSNHLVLSNLRVEALTRRIESRDNSIAEEEEEKD, encoded by the coding sequence ATGTCTCAATTCAGCGTCCTGAACGTTGGTTTCGGGAATATTGTGATGGTCTCGAAGATCGTCGGCATTATTCATTCCGACTCCGCGTCCGCGAAACGGATTCGAAACGAAGCCAAAAGTAATAATAGTTTAATAGACGCTACCCAGGGAAAGAAGACTCGGTCCATTATAATCACAGACTCGAACCATTTGGTTCTTTCAAACCTTAGAGTGGAAGCCTTGACTCGCAGAATCGAAAGCAGGGATAATTCGATCGCCGAGGAAGAGGAAGAAAAAGACTGA
- a CDS encoding FapA family protein, whose translation MSSLTSFLKDQSKELDRLQKEQVEVIAETLEKCVQLAASHLRKKNHEIDYIVLKRGKKKLFGSEPWHIRASIIPEDNFLDELSELDQKLTGGSGKLVSKDLKEFLQPKDRDGHILVQILRNGVYLTVFPPSGEGRAVELSEVSKKLSVRGIDQVDDGQIRKLVKEANGEPTYISNMKARPGMEAKLILDVAMDRMKAKVTLIPPKPGGRDLEVRDVVNYLKNAGVKYGIKEDEIQRRLEEEFYNQAFTAAEGDLPINGKNATIIYRVRTQKNVVFREDESGRVDYKDMDLIENVVVGQLLAEKVPAEKGKYGRTLFNELLPAKDGLDTELKQGKGTILSEDRTKLTAEVNGQVVYAAGRLSVETVYRVNGDVGIKTGNVTFLGSVIITGNVEDNYSVKAAGNIEIYGTVQKANVEADGDIIIRQGVSGRDEARIESTGGNVIAKFIQNATVITEKDVIVQEGILHCFISAGGKVVSNGKRGQIVGGTIRAAEMIAAKVIGSSANPPTELVVGTDPKVLKQIADYEEKLTENRGKFEQLTKSLKTLKARKESDPASFTQDHEQQLAKTAKAVEKLETRVREYENEIQNLQNYMEDKAANGKICIEKTLYGGVTIKIRNSDFKTRNEIKHKTFVEENGAIRQVPYQDPEPEKKDWRKNRSRVK comes from the coding sequence ATGTCATCCTTAACTTCTTTCTTAAAAGACCAATCCAAGGAATTAGATCGGCTCCAAAAGGAGCAGGTGGAAGTTATTGCCGAAACATTAGAAAAATGTGTTCAACTTGCGGCTTCTCACCTTCGGAAAAAAAACCACGAGATCGATTATATCGTATTAAAGCGCGGGAAAAAGAAGCTCTTCGGCTCCGAACCTTGGCATATCCGGGCCTCCATCATTCCGGAAGACAATTTTCTGGACGAACTTTCCGAGTTGGATCAAAAGCTTACGGGCGGATCCGGTAAATTAGTCTCCAAGGATCTTAAGGAGTTCCTACAGCCGAAAGATAGGGACGGCCATATTTTAGTGCAAATACTCCGCAATGGAGTTTATCTGACCGTCTTTCCTCCCTCGGGAGAAGGTAGGGCCGTCGAACTTTCGGAAGTCTCTAAAAAATTATCCGTTAGAGGTATCGATCAGGTTGATGACGGTCAGATCCGGAAGTTGGTAAAGGAAGCTAATGGAGAACCGACCTATATCTCCAACATGAAAGCTCGTCCGGGAATGGAGGCTAAGCTGATCTTGGACGTGGCTATGGATCGGATGAAGGCGAAAGTAACCTTAATTCCACCCAAGCCCGGTGGCCGAGATTTAGAGGTTCGTGACGTGGTCAACTATCTCAAAAATGCAGGCGTTAAATACGGCATCAAGGAAGATGAGATCCAACGTCGTCTCGAGGAAGAATTCTATAACCAAGCCTTTACGGCTGCGGAAGGCGATCTGCCTATCAACGGAAAAAATGCCACGATCATCTATCGTGTTCGCACTCAGAAGAACGTCGTATTCCGCGAGGACGAATCCGGCCGCGTCGACTATAAGGATATGGACCTCATCGAGAACGTCGTAGTCGGCCAGTTGCTGGCGGAAAAGGTTCCTGCAGAAAAAGGGAAATATGGTCGCACTCTATTTAATGAACTCCTACCAGCCAAAGACGGATTGGATACCGAGCTGAAGCAAGGAAAGGGAACTATACTTTCCGAAGATAGAACCAAGCTTACTGCGGAAGTGAACGGACAAGTGGTCTACGCCGCCGGTCGCCTCTCCGTGGAGACGGTATACCGGGTAAACGGTGACGTGGGAATTAAAACCGGAAACGTTACTTTCCTGGGCTCGGTTATTATTACCGGCAATGTGGAAGATAATTATTCGGTCAAAGCCGCGGGGAACATCGAGATCTATGGAACCGTACAAAAAGCGAATGTAGAAGCCGACGGGGATATCATTATTAGGCAAGGGGTTTCCGGACGTGACGAGGCTCGCATCGAATCCACCGGCGGAAACGTGATCGCTAAGTTTATACAGAACGCAACCGTTATTACGGAGAAAGACGTAATCGTACAGGAAGGGATTCTGCACTGTTTTATTAGTGCCGGCGGCAAAGTAGTTTCGAACGGGAAACGGGGGCAAATTGTAGGAGGAACGATTCGAGCTGCGGAAATGATCGCCGCGAAAGTAATCGGCTCTTCCGCCAATCCGCCTACGGAACTCGTGGTAGGAACCGATCCGAAAGTCTTGAAACAGATCGCCGACTACGAGGAAAAGCTGACGGAAAACCGGGGCAAATTCGAGCAACTTACAAAAAGTCTTAAGACCTTGAAAGCGCGGAAAGAAAGCGACCCGGCCTCGTTTACTCAGGACCATGAACAGCAATTGGCCAAGACGGCTAAAGCAGTCGAGAAACTGGAAACTAGAGTTCGAGAATATGAAAACGAGATCCAGAACCTTCAAAACTATATGGAAGATAAGGCCGCCAATGGTAAGATTTGTATTGAAAAGACTTTATACGGCGGCGTAACCATCAAAATTCGTAATTCCGACTTTAAGACTCGAAACGAAATCAAACATAAGACTTTCGTCGAGGAAAACGGCGCAATTAGGCAAGTTCCATACCAAGACCCGGAACCCGAGAAAAAAGACTGGAGAAAAAATCGAAGTCGGGTAAAATAA
- the whiG gene encoding RNA polymerase sigma factor WhiG: MSKLFDKYNNTDETELWKSYRDTKDQNIRSYLVEKYSPLVKHVAGRIAIGMPQNVEFDDLVSYGVFGLLDAIEKFDPDRQIKFKTYAMTRIRGSIFDELRSIDWIPRSIRQKAKQLEQIIGMLENKEGAHVEDEAIAKEMGISVEEFNTLLTKISGTSLVSLNDIWFLGDENDEVSFMETLESPMNMNPDTIIEKEEIKNVIVEAIKTLPDKEKKVIVLYYYEDLTLKEIGEVLEVTESRISQLHTRAVARLRSKLGKVKSVITKK, from the coding sequence ATGTCCAAACTTTTTGATAAATATAATAATACGGATGAGACGGAACTGTGGAAGTCCTATCGGGACACCAAAGACCAGAACATACGCAGTTATCTCGTAGAAAAATATTCCCCCTTGGTCAAGCACGTTGCGGGTCGCATCGCGATCGGGATGCCTCAGAACGTCGAGTTCGACGATTTGGTTTCCTATGGAGTCTTCGGACTTCTGGATGCAATCGAGAAGTTCGATCCCGATCGGCAGATTAAATTCAAAACCTATGCAATGACTCGGATACGCGGCTCTATCTTTGACGAGTTGCGTTCCATCGACTGGATTCCTCGTTCGATTCGCCAGAAGGCGAAACAGCTCGAGCAGATCATCGGGATGTTGGAAAATAAAGAGGGTGCTCATGTCGAAGATGAGGCCATTGCCAAGGAAATGGGTATTTCCGTAGAAGAGTTTAATACTCTTTTAACGAAAATCAGCGGTACCTCCCTGGTTTCGCTTAACGATATATGGTTTCTCGGCGATGAGAACGACGAAGTTTCCTTTATGGAAACTTTGGAATCTCCGATGAACATGAATCCGGATACGATTATCGAAAAGGAAGAAATCAAGAACGTAATCGTCGAAGCCATCAAAACTCTTCCCGATAAGGAAAAGAAAGTCATCGTTCTTTACTATTACGAAGATCTAACATTGAAAGAGATCGGAGAAGTCCTGGAAGTTACCGAATCAAGAATTTCGCAGTTGCATACTCGCGCGGTCGCAAGACTCAGAAGTAAACTGGGAAAAGTGAAATCGGTCATAACTAAGAAGTAA
- a CDS encoding MinD/ParA family protein, translating to MDQATQLRKLTEGNTSLKLVSSTKPMTKIIAIASGKGGVGKSTISVNLAISMAKAGQRVLVFDGDLGLANVNVILGIIPKYNLYHVVKGHKSLKDIIIQAPEGVDIIAGASGYSQLANLNDTQRNNLIKGFADLESYDYMIIDTGAGISSNVIGLTLPADDVIVVTTPEPTAITDSYGLIKAIVSQSRDKNLKMVVNRVRSAIEGKKVADRVIDISGQFLEVRVENLGFIFQDDEVEKSIREQKPYIIHSPKSKAAACLNRITYSLLNQEMDSQEDSGIGGFFKKFFNFVDVREKQQSLDDN from the coding sequence ATGGACCAAGCGACCCAACTACGGAAATTAACCGAGGGTAATACGAGTCTTAAACTCGTTTCTTCAACCAAACCTATGACCAAAATTATTGCAATAGCTTCGGGAAAAGGCGGGGTCGGAAAAAGCACGATTTCCGTGAATCTCGCTATTTCGATGGCTAAGGCTGGACAGAGAGTTTTGGTTTTCGACGGGGACCTGGGTCTCGCAAACGTGAACGTTATTTTGGGGATTATTCCCAAATACAATTTATACCACGTTGTTAAGGGACATAAGAGTTTAAAAGATATCATCATCCAAGCCCCGGAAGGCGTGGATATCATTGCGGGTGCGAGCGGTTACTCTCAACTCGCGAACCTGAACGATACGCAAAGGAATAACTTAATCAAAGGTTTTGCCGATCTGGAATCCTATGATTATATGATCATCGATACCGGAGCCGGAATTAGTTCCAACGTAATCGGATTAACTCTGCCAGCGGACGACGTCATCGTGGTGACTACTCCGGAGCCGACCGCAATCACCGATTCTTACGGCTTGATTAAGGCGATCGTTTCTCAGAGTCGCGACAAAAACCTGAAAATGGTCGTAAATCGAGTTCGCTCCGCGATCGAAGGGAAGAAGGTGGCCGATCGGGTCATCGATATCTCGGGTCAATTCCTGGAAGTCAGGGTTGAAAATCTAGGTTTTATCTTTCAAGATGATGAAGTTGAGAAAAGTATCCGGGAACAAAAACCGTATATCATTCATTCACCAAAAAGCAAGGCGGCTGCCTGCCTCAATCGGATCACTTATTCCCTACTGAATCAAGAAATGGATTCGCAGGAAGATTCCGGAATCGGCGGTTTCTTTAAGAAATTCTTCAATTTCGTGGATGTCCGTGAGAAGCAGCAAAGCTTAGACGACAATTGA
- the flhF gene encoding flagellar biosynthesis protein FlhF, with protein sequence MDFAKIRGKDLQDCLMQMKMKYGPEAHVIEHRILTEGGVFGTGLMAKKVIEIQVGIPEKASSREKVEKKLQDLKELLKQKSSQTVERRKSLDEIPSWEERSRRTIPSVTSLPEELVSEDQNREEKLGISFAQEFESRPRNVRKSEPDSHLGRLKDRLIQEGMSTRYADEIASAVEQRLSPLDRSRSVSVQEKAIEVLSERVQAEADIFKGTGRGQRKVVFFVGPTGSGKTTSIAKLAAKYHLHMGKAVSLYTTDNYRIAAIEQLKRYADTMEMPFYAVKDLKRFQETLARDGSELILIDTAGYSHRNMDQLGKMHGYLSAFGEKDSVENILVLSSTSSYHHSRSVMKAYEPLGFRRILLTKLDEAEFLGGFLELADTLNKGFTHLSVGQEVPFDMIPADKHLLAECVVNPERIKDIRGEIFSTIG encoded by the coding sequence ATGGATTTCGCAAAGATTAGAGGCAAAGACCTACAGGATTGCTTAATGCAGATGAAGATGAAGTATGGACCGGAAGCTCACGTTATCGAGCATCGAATCCTTACGGAAGGAGGAGTTTTCGGAACGGGACTCATGGCAAAGAAAGTCATCGAGATTCAAGTCGGAATTCCCGAAAAGGCAAGTTCTCGCGAAAAGGTGGAGAAGAAGCTTCAGGATTTAAAAGAACTCCTAAAACAGAAATCTAGTCAAACCGTCGAAAGACGAAAAAGCTTAGACGAAATTCCCTCCTGGGAAGAGCGTTCCCGCCGGACGATTCCGTCGGTTACCTCCTTGCCGGAGGAACTCGTATCCGAGGATCAGAATCGGGAGGAAAAACTCGGAATCTCATTTGCGCAAGAATTCGAATCGAGACCCAGAAACGTCAGAAAGTCCGAACCTGATTCCCATCTAGGCCGATTGAAGGACCGACTCATCCAAGAAGGAATGAGTACTCGGTATGCGGATGAAATTGCATCGGCTGTCGAGCAGCGTTTGTCGCCCTTGGATAGATCTAGGTCAGTTTCCGTTCAGGAAAAGGCGATCGAAGTCCTTTCCGAAAGAGTGCAGGCCGAGGCCGATATTTTCAAGGGTACCGGACGTGGTCAGAGAAAAGTGGTCTTTTTTGTCGGTCCGACCGGTAGCGGTAAAACCACCAGTATCGCAAAGCTGGCTGCCAAATATCATTTGCATATGGGAAAGGCCGTTTCTCTCTATACGACCGACAACTATCGGATTGCCGCAATCGAGCAACTAAAACGGTACGCCGATACCATGGAAATGCCATTTTATGCAGTAAAGGATCTAAAACGTTTCCAGGAGACTCTTGCTAGAGACGGTTCCGAATTGATTCTGATCGACACTGCAGGTTATAGCCACCGAAATATGGATCAGCTAGGTAAGATGCACGGTTATCTTTCGGCGTTCGGGGAAAAAGATAGCGTTGAAAATATCCTTGTATTATCGTCTACATCATCGTATCATCATTCCCGCTCGGTGATGAAGGCCTACGAACCTTTGGGTTTCCGCAGAATTTTATTAACCAAATTAGACGAAGCGGAATTTTTAGGTGGATTTCTGGAACTGGCCGATACATTAAATAAGGGTTTTACCCATCTAAGCGTCGGTCAGGAAGTGCCTTTTGATATGATCCCAGCGGATAAGCATCTACTTGCCGAGTGCGTGGTAAATCCGGAAAGAATCAAAGATATCAGAGGCGAAATCTTCTCCACGATCGGTTAA
- a CDS encoding flagellar biosynthesis protein FlhA, translating to MEKKWYMQSDFILGAGAVSIVAMLVVPLPGVILDLLILFSLAISLLIVLTSLSIKEPAEFSVFPSLLLITTIYRLALNVSTTRQILSKGPAVNSAIIDAFGSFIVGSESGLSKYVVGFIIFLILVIVQVLVITKGATRISEVAARFTLDALPGKQMAIDMELSTGNINEEEAKKRRKKIEAEVDFYGSMDGASKFVQGDVRAGLIITAINLIGGVVIGASIRGESFVSAIETYGKFTIGDGLVSQIPALLTTVATGIIVTRSGSESDLAKQFKTQLFANSKVLYVVAASMGLGAFIPGLPFIPMLLLSGGLAYLAYSMERTVQEQLDVLEKKEKESVSDRKPRDYYDELRIEPIEIEFGYHLVPLVDTSQGGTLMDQISNLRAKFARESGIVIPPIRILDNLEIPPDQFTIKINGVEVGSSTIRPDKLMAMPSAESQEITSIEGEAFVEPAYGRTAKWISSDTKGDAESKGFIVVDASTVIITYLRELLATHASSLLGREEVKKLLDHYRSQYPTLVQELEADKPGNLGMLQQVLQNLLREGLGIRNLVPILETIANKMPKYPNPYVLTEFVRQAISNTIVKDYMVDGKLQAVVVEGRVLDRLNKSLAQDRLEGRDILVLPPEFQRRLLESVAEMNRKIQESRGFPIYVVNREVRMPFAYFLAKEFPPRNFAVLALEEVHSSVPTVIVGELRVTQSQAAETVETI from the coding sequence ATGGAAAAGAAATGGTACATGCAGTCGGACTTTATCCTAGGCGCCGGCGCGGTCTCGATCGTCGCGATGTTAGTCGTGCCCTTGCCGGGAGTGATCCTGGATTTATTGATTTTGTTCAGCCTGGCAATCAGCCTTTTGATCGTATTGACCTCGCTTTCGATCAAGGAGCCTGCGGAATTTTCCGTTTTTCCCAGTCTTTTGTTGATTACTACGATTTATCGACTAGCGTTAAACGTATCGACTACGAGGCAGATTCTTTCCAAAGGACCTGCGGTAAATAGCGCCATTATAGACGCATTCGGTTCCTTTATAGTCGGAAGCGAATCCGGTTTGAGCAAATACGTCGTAGGATTCATCATCTTTCTTATATTAGTGATCGTGCAAGTATTGGTGATCACCAAGGGTGCGACCCGGATTTCGGAAGTCGCTGCCAGGTTCACGTTGGACGCCTTACCCGGAAAGCAGATGGCCATCGATATGGAGCTTTCTACCGGAAATATAAACGAAGAAGAAGCAAAGAAACGCAGAAAGAAGATCGAAGCCGAAGTGGATTTTTACGGTTCCATGGACGGTGCGAGTAAATTCGTCCAGGGAGACGTTCGAGCAGGGTTGATCATTACCGCGATCAATTTGATCGGCGGAGTCGTCATCGGAGCCAGCATTCGGGGAGAATCCTTCGTTTCCGCGATAGAGACCTACGGCAAATTCACCATCGGAGACGGATTGGTATCCCAGATTCCGGCGCTTTTAACGACGGTTGCCACCGGTATTATCGTAACCCGCTCCGGTTCCGAATCCGATTTGGCAAAGCAGTTCAAGACTCAGTTGTTCGCGAATTCGAAGGTTCTGTACGTCGTGGCCGCCTCGATGGGATTGGGCGCTTTTATTCCGGGACTGCCGTTCATACCGATGCTTTTGCTGTCGGGCGGACTCGCTTACCTGGCCTATTCGATGGAGCGGACTGTCCAGGAGCAACTGGACGTTTTGGAGAAGAAGGAGAAAGAATCCGTTTCGGATCGTAAACCTAGAGATTATTACGACGAACTCAGGATCGAACCGATCGAAATCGAATTCGGTTATCATTTGGTTCCCTTGGTCGATACATCGCAAGGCGGTACGCTCATGGATCAGATTTCCAATCTCCGGGCCAAGTTTGCGAGAGAAAGCGGCATTGTCATTCCACCGATTCGTATTTTAGATAATTTGGAAATTCCGCCGGATCAATTTACGATCAAGATCAACGGCGTGGAAGTCGGTTCGAGTACGATCAGACCCGATAAGCTTATGGCGATGCCTTCCGCGGAAAGCCAGGAGATTACCTCCATCGAGGGAGAAGCCTTCGTCGAGCCTGCCTATGGACGAACGGCAAAATGGATTTCCTCGGATACGAAAGGAGATGCCGAATCGAAAGGATTCATCGTCGTGGACGCTTCCACCGTCATCATCACGTACCTGCGAGAATTACTCGCGACCCACGCTTCAAGTTTATTGGGAAGAGAGGAAGTAAAAAAACTCCTGGATCATTATCGTTCCCAATATCCTACATTGGTTCAGGAATTGGAAGCCGACAAACCCGGAAATCTAGGAATGCTTCAGCAGGTCTTGCAGAATCTTCTCCGCGAAGGTTTGGGGATTCGCAATTTGGTTCCGATTTTGGAAACTATCGCGAACAAGATGCCCAAGTATCCGAATCCTTACGTTCTCACCGAATTCGTAAGACAGGCCATTTCGAATACGATCGTAAAGGACTATATGGTGGACGGGAAGTTGCAGGCCGTCGTTGTGGAAGGAAGAGTTCTAGATCGCCTGAACAAATCGTTGGCGCAGGATCGACTCGAAGGTAGGGACATTTTGGTTCTACCTCCCGAATTTCAGAGACGTCTTTTAGAATCGGTGGCGGAGATGAATCGGAAAATTCAGGAGAGCAGGGGCTTTCCCATTTACGTCGTGAATCGAGAGGTGCGGATGCCGTTTGCATATTTCCTAGCAAAGGAATTCCCTCCGCGAAATTTTGCGGTCCTCGCGCTGGAGGAAGTTCATTCTTCCGTACCCACGGTCATAGTGGGAGAATTGAGAGTTACTCAATCACAGGCAGCAGAGACAGTCGAGACGATTTAA